AATGAGAGGCTTCTTATCTTAGCTTCAACCACTAGCACTGCCACCCATAGATATGTTCAACCTGTTTCTCACATCAAATCTCCCAACTTCTTTGCTTTTACCTCTCTTCTCAATCGTCTTCAGTTCAAGCATTCCAAATCTCAAACTTCTTATGATCCTGATGATGCTGCTTCAACCCCTCAAGCAGGTACTTTTTCCTATTTCAACATAGTTCAAGCCCGTACATTTACCATTTAATTGTTGGACCATGCACTTCATTCGTATCAAAAATCATAAAGACAAGAAAGATCATACAATTTTTCTACTCTCAATCCACTACGGGGCctttttttcatgtcattttttGCTAAATAATGTTTTCAGCATATAAAACTCAGGTAAAGATAGCTTTCCTTctatataattttagttttttagggATTTAGACCTGTATGAATCAATTAAGCTAAATCCCGAGTTTGACATCACGACATAGATGTCGGAATTCAGCCTCCAAACTTGTTAGATGTCGGTTCTTAAAGGCAAGTGTATGAAAATTAGGCTAAATTCCGGTTTCATGCTCCAAATTTTACTTTGGCAGACTCCTTTATCTCAATCAAGTTTGAAGAGGACGGTGTTGGTTCACGGGAAACAGGCGAAGTTACAAAGGTCTCACTTGAGCACTGCACCAAGTCTTGGAACCCCCCCCCCCCATGACCCAGAATCAAAGGGAGGTCAATAAAAGTGTGGTAGAACAGGTCAAACCACTCGGTTTGCTTAGGTGGCTAAAGCGGATAGGCCAGTTGTTCCAACTCATCGAAAGTGGAAGAGGTCCAGCAAGCCAAAAGTGTGCCACATTGGCAGCAAGGTAGAGGGAGCCAAGGTGATGAAGAGGGACTGGATAAGGACTTTAACAAAGAAGACCAAAGAATAAAGAGTTCCTTTTTTGTTATGCTTTGTTGTATAGAAAAGGGACGCAAAAGCTTTGTCCACTACTCCCACTATATCAATTTGTGTCGTCGGAGAGTGCTTTCGGCTTATAAACTACAACTCACAATAATACTTGTAGATGATGCCTCTTATTATTTATTCCGGTATAAATTCCAGTCGGTGTCGATTTTACCAGAATATGGTGTATAAACTggtactaaaaaaattaattttaaattaattaattattttaaatttattaaattatgaattgttatatatatagtatgagataatttattatttaatttatgaaataatttgcAAAGcatattagaaaatattttatacaattgatggatttttttttaatttaaatttacatACGGTGAAATTCAAACTTATacctaacatttttaaaatcttttctttatcacttcaaccaaaactttatttttttattagtattttatatttgagatttatttaattttattatttgatatctataaatactttttatatacatatatcaaatgTTCTTTTTAAGTAGCAATAGTTTCTAAATGACAGATCGAAACAGACCAGTATCGATATGTACTAAAAccgataaaaatattaaatctcataagtcaaaatttacatttataaaaattttgtttgtaCTTTGAGGAGACtatattttatgtttgatttAAATACTTCAAATCTCATATCTATCCTTGCTACTGTATTCATATCAGACAAGTACCATTCTATGATACCGAGTCTTCGAGACAAAGAAACGGAGAATGGGGGGACTCAAACACTGTAGAAAATAACAATCCGACAAGAAAACGCTTCACGTAGATAATGCAATTACAAGAATGATGAAGACAGCATTCTAGTAGAATCACATAGAATGTGGAGTGCCGAGCTCTTCGGCAAATGAAGGTTGTAGGGCTCGGATTCGAACATCAAATTTTCTACGAGTAGAAGCTTCATTACTGGACAATGAATCCGATCCATCTAATACAAGAGGGTGATCGGAAGTTCTATCATCATAAGCATTTCCAATATGGTTGCCACACTTGCGGCAAAGAAGCTTGGTTCTACGGCGGAACAAACCCCACGAATGCTTCGAAAAGTAAGGACCCCATCGGAACTCATCAACTTGCATAAATTTGCTCTCATCTATACTAAAGAATGATATAATCCCTCTCTTTATTGATTTTCCGTATTTAGAGCCAATTGTTGCGGTGTTTCGACTAGACGAACTTAGGTTTAGCTCATACCCACAAGAACCACAACTGCAAAAAGAATGGTTTCCACCATTTTATCCTCAGGTGTAcattgttaagaaaaaaaaatccaagtgTAATCTGATGCTTATACTACAAGATCAGGACGTTCACCGAGTAAGGTATCGTAGTTTGTAATACTTGGCGCATCGAAAAACCATAAAGAAAGAAACAAACATTAACTTTGGTTTCCACTTTGAGATGCTCAAATGGACGACAACTAACTAAAAGTAAACACAATGACAACAAGCACATTGGAGTTTATCGCCTGCCTTAGTAACCGACCAAATATAGAAAATTAAGAACTTTCAGTAGATGCCAAAGGTAGAGAAATCAAATAACAGCTCAGCAACCGATGAAAAATAGAATCCTCAGATGTTTCATTACCACATATCTATAAACTATCAAGCATGCTAGAGAATCTGAAGAATTCAAAGTTACCATAAACGTTTCATAACTACATATGTACTGACCATGAAGCAAACTAGAGTATCTGAAGAATTTGAAGTTACCATAAATGCAAAACAACATAGATAATCAGTTCTTGAACATCCTAATATACCTGTAAGATAAACAGTTTTTATGGTGAATATTATCGGCCATTAACAACCAGAATATTATCCCAAGAAAAGAAAACCACACAAAAGTTAGCTAATTCCGAATCCCAGCCTCCCCAATCCATAAATTTTGACAGTGATCAAGTATTCTGCTACTGCTGCAACATTCTCATTGACCGACCTATGTTGCTCCGACTCGGACACATATTCAAACATGAGTGGATATAATCATTCAAATACacagaaaaaattagtaaaaggaAAACAAGGTAGGTACTTTTTATGTGATCTTTGAAGATAATAAACGTGTGTATGTATATCACCGTTGTCACAGCAAGTGGTCCCAATAACCAATCTTATCAAACTCCAATTAACAGTTAATAATTAACTCTTGGTTAATCTAACCAGTCCCTTACTCTACAATCAATGGAAACAaagctaaaaacataaaaactttaCACAAATTAACACAGTTAGACACAGTTAACAAAGTCAAGTTCCTCCATAAATcaacaaaacaacaacaaaccCAGAAAGAGTTATCACATAACAAACAAAACACagaaatcaaaaactaaaatttttaaacatccaATTCAACAAAAAGAAGCAATCAAAATTCAGGCccacaaaaggaaagaaagaaagaaagaaagaacaaacCTGTAAGTTACGTGTCTTTGGGAAGCAGAAGAAAGAGAATGATGGAGATTTCCAATAAACATCGATTTCTCCATTGGGTTTTCTCCTTCCACAGAATCAAAAGCTCAGACAATGACTGTGACGgtgatggagatgaaaaaaaccCAAGCTCTAAGTTCTAATTGAGGGGTTAACTGTTGGGTCGTCGGCTTAGAAACGTGTCAACCTGAATCAGAAGTGACGTTAACGCCTATTTTTCAGGGCAGAGTTTTAGAATAATCAAAAAGGGAAGTTCCAAAAACAGCAGGTGTTTGTAGAACAGCAAAAACAAGGCTCTTTGTTGAAAATGGAAAATTAGTTTATGGCTGTCCTTTTTGACGTGATttataacccaaaaaaaaaaacaaacaaacaagtaGGGGTTTTTTAAgagtgcttttttttttttttgcaaatttggaATATAATTAGCTCAAAGTATAAAAATTCACctaaatttattatcatatcaattAAAAACTATTATGCCATTTCTCTAACataaaattaattgattaaaccaaaaaaatacaTTACGTCACAATAAGGACATTGGTCCCGTACCATAAAAAATTTACATCCGATTTAAGCTCATTAAtatatctttaaaaaatatagtttttcttgtaaataaaaaatgatatttaaaaaaaatatttttatattaaacttttaaattatttttactaatttaaatacgaaatatttatttttatctaataaaAAACGATTCGATTTTAACTTATATTTCATAAATAAGTTAtgatttctcaaatttttttttgcttaacaataaaaataatatttattatttgcatTAATCTTAATACAAATTGAATATCATTGTTGGTTTCGATATTTAAAACCGCTAATATGGAAATTTAGTTggtaaaaaagaaaatacaataaatatttaAGTGAGAAATAATAATTTGGATATCCCATCATAATTTACATTTTCATAAAAGTAAAAGACATCCATTACCATCGTAATTTACATTAAACATGGTTTGGGTATGTTAAAGTCAACATATGTAATATTTTCTCTTGTACATAAATTTACAGTGATACCACATTTTGAACTGAAAAAGAACTTCCTGTATGAAATCAATGGAAAACAAAATGATAGCTTTAAGATTGAACCAAGTCTTTCTGTCATTCGTGGCGTTTCGGATTATTCTGCTGTGGTTTCTTCTCTTTCTTGAAAGCGTTGAAGAGGTCAATGCCGAGAAAAGCATTAAGCAAATTCATTCCTGCCATTCCGAGCATGGCAAGTGGCCATTCGATACCCTTTTCAAACTTGGAAGCATCTTTGATTAGCTTTCCGGTAATCAGAATGTGTGATACGAGTCTGGTGAAAACAAACATGATCCAATTAAGAATCCATTCAACCTTCACAACTCGGCTCTCGGCATCACAGACACCGGCCATCCGCCTCAGTTTCCTCACATGTAGAAAGACGGAATGCAGCTGCAACGTTGGAACAAAAGGTTAACCTTTTAGCATTCCAAAACAACGTCAACAACCTTGCTAGCATTgccattaataaaaattaaaacttctcCGAATCTAAACATGATTTTGAGAAAAACCAATTAAGTTGCCTACAGTTTTCatatatcataaacatcaatatAACAATGAAGCACACCTC
The sequence above is drawn from the Gossypium hirsutum isolate 1008001.06 chromosome A05, Gossypium_hirsutum_v2.1, whole genome shotgun sequence genome and encodes:
- the LOC121229048 gene encoding TLC domain-containing protein 2: MFEHKELVEGTWPWAYQALCFSCGYFAYDQQDMLQYRLYSGFIPSILIHHLVLLICFTLALYRHITINYLILTLICELHSVFLHVRKLRRMAGVCDAESRVVKVEWILNWIMFVFTRLVSHILITGKLIKDASKFEKGIEWPLAMLGMAGMNLLNAFLGIDLFNAFKKEKKPQQNNPKRHE
- the LOC121229047 gene encoding uncharacterized protein yields the protein MKDSSCSYFHPKEGVGVCPLCLNERLLILASTTSTATHRYVQPVSHIKSPNFFAFTSLLNRLQFKHSKSQTSYDPDDAASTPQADSFISIKFEEDGVGSRETGEVTKVSLEHCTKSWNPPPP
- the LOC107905222 gene encoding uncharacterized protein At4g08330, chloroplastic isoform X2; translated protein: MADNIHHKNCLSYSCGSCGYELNLSSSSRNTATIGSKYGKSIKRGIISFFSIDESKFMQVDEFRWGPYFSKHSWGLFRRRTKLLCRKCGNHIGNAYDDRTSDHPLVLDGSDSLSSNEASTRRKFDVRIRALQPSFAEELGTPHSM
- the LOC107905222 gene encoding uncharacterized protein At4g08330, chloroplastic isoform X1, which gives rise to MEKSMFIGNLHHSLSSASQRHVTYSCGSCGYELNLSSSSRNTATIGSKYGKSIKRGIISFFSIDESKFMQVDEFRWGPYFSKHSWGLFRRRTKLLCRKCGNHIGNAYDDRTSDHPLVLDGSDSLSSNEASTRRKFDVRIRALQPSFAEELGTPHSM